The Ursus arctos isolate Adak ecotype North America unplaced genomic scaffold, UrsArc2.0 scaffold_18, whole genome shotgun sequence genomic sequence ATAAAGTAACTTCATATGTTACTTTCTGAGATGAAGATGTCTGTTCTGGCAATTAAGGATGATCTGTCTTTTGATATGCTTATTTATGTGGATGTttatgtataaacacacataccTTACGCGGATGCACTTAGATTAGGACGTTAGCGTATTTTTTGAATAGCTGGTAATAATTCAGATTGATATATGCTCCAGCGAGACTGAAGCATCACTTATATATGTTCAGCTAGAaacacttggcttttttttttttcccaaggtaAAGTCAAAATAATTAgagcaagcaagaaaaagaattgaACTAGAAGTGGGTAACATTTTTCCCCCTAGTtaataaaagaagtaataaacTCCATAAAGTACTAGAGTTAAGATCACTAACACTTCAGGCATAACGGCTTTTTACCAGGAATTTACAACTCCTGTTTTAATTCAAGCAGCTTGCATTGGGACATAAAatctaggtattttttaaaagtgtagttTTATGGTAAGTAACTGAAGAAAAACTGTCCTCTCCTACAAactattctttcctcttctttcacaGCCTCCTCCTTTCTCACACATGcgtgtacacatgcacacacacacacacacaccttggcaCTCAAGAACTGAAGTTACTAAATCCCTTTTTTATGACATTGTAATTTTTTGGCAAGTGTAAACTCCTTTCATATTCTgccacattcatttatttgaagcTTGTGGGAGTCTTACAGCAAAAACCTTAAATTATTtctgaggctttaaaaaaaaagaaaaagaaatgctctcTAGCCCGACCTTCACTAAGAAATTTCAACAGAGAGAGGAGAGTCTCCCTTCCTCTTAGCACAACAACAAATGATCGCTCACAGCGAGAGAGAGCTGGTAAGGAGCCTTTCACCTAAGAGAGAGCCACTCTCGACAGGACGGATATAATCGACTGCTAATGTACGTGTGTGGTCTTACAACCCACTCTCAGTGCGAATggcctacattttttaaaaaggaaaaatgatcacAATCAGAAACAGGTATCTTAAATAATTATGTAGAAGGATAAGTATGACCAACAAGGTCAATCAGGGTGTCAGGTAATGGTGGCAGACCCCTGGGAGGTGGAAATCAGGAAGATGACCCTTTCAGAGTGTTGCTATCGTGAAACATACTGCCTGTGCACTCAGTATGTACATTCTGTTCTAAGTGCAATTTTTGCCTGAATTTTCAAGATAATGCCGGCAAGAGAAACAGCTTGTTCCTTTCCAGGGAAGGTAAGAATAAGGAGTGTGTAGGAAGCATGTTTGTGCAATGGAAGGTATGTATCGATAAGAGATTTAATGTAACTCTCATCAATAGAAATGTGTAAGAATCTCTTTGTCATTCATCCACCATTAAGCTGCGTTGTCTATTTGGTACTCAGTCTGGAAGACGGTGGAAGTGACTGGTGTAGTTCTTGGAGTGGAGGAGTGAAAGGTCAGCAGAGGCTTAAATGAGCTTGTCTTACATCCAGCTGGGCCAGCAGGAGATCATTAGGAAGATCCGAGGCTCACTTTAGGCTTGTCAGAGTCTCTCCCCATGATACAAGGAGACCGTTTTGCTCATTGCTCTTCTCCCACTATATAAAAAGAACCCGAGAGACAGGATTGACACCAAAGTTTATCTTACTACCAAAGTTTCGCTTGAGGAGGGCACAACTAGCAATTACTCAGAAGGGGGATTTATTTTGTTTGCCTTTGATGGAAAGTAATGGAGATAAGTACAAAAGACCTATTGATCTGCTGGCTTCTATTGTGAAACCAAATAGAGTAAAGGAGGCGAAATCTCTTCCTTAACATTTAAGTGTCGGAGGACCTGCACAACTTCACTTTATAAAAGATTTTTGGAAAAGCAGAGTTTCAATTTGATTTGCAAACATACAGGAAgtgaaatgctttaaaatgttctcttcttGTACTTGAAGAAAATTAACACAGTGTATTTGACAGCTAATTATATGAAGGCAAATATACTAATAGTTATCTCGAACTGGTGCTAAGTGCCTCATTTCTTGAAGGTAGTGAAATCATGTGCATTTATTGAAAATCTCTCTTTAGAAAAGTTCTTTCTAAGTTTCCAAACATAGAGAATGATGGAAAAAATGGATGTTGCTGCTGAGAAGGTGATAACAGGAGGCAGGTAGCATGTTTTCGCATCTTCACCTCTGTTGTTAATGTATGCGGTGGCTCATCAGAGGTAGCTCATGTTAATTTATTCCTGCACACCTGTACAGGGCTGGAAGTCAGGTAATCAGACAGGCAAAAACTATCCATCTCTGCTTTTTAGCTACAGCTACCCAGAGGCCTATATAGGAACAAATTTAGTTCTGGAGACATCAGCAGGTTTTAATAAACCAAATACAGATGTCTTCCTCCATACAAATCAAGAAGTTTACATGTTTAAATCTGGACTGATTTAACTAGCAATCAAAGAGAAGGTTCACACTTGGCACCAATGGTTgcctcatatttatttataaatcaccctaagcaaatattattttgtttttaaatttattcatggGGCTGAATCATCTTTCCTACACCTTGAAGATTAAGCATACATGCTTACCtttctaataaaatttaagaCAAACTCTGGCAATCAGCAGCCACTATTCTCAGAAGGGAGGAACAAAGATGGTGAAGATCACgtgagatgcaaaaaaaaaagggatacaCAGTTCTTTCTAGGCAGATTACCTCGTTTCTGTGTGCAAAGTCTTCATTTTAGTTGAGGGAGTTTTAAAATTGCCAATCACTAAAACAGATATAAATAGATTTTAACGTATCAGCAAATGATAAGAAATTCTAGGGAAGAGGACTGAAGGGCATttatttgctgttgttgttgttgttttaataaaaacCAAGTGTAACTTATAAATGGGCTTCCCTTATACACAGGTGATCCATGGCCATTCAGCCCAGGGATCAAAATTCAAGACAGATGATGAGAAATGACCAAAGGTAAACCAGGCCCAGCTAATTCTGACTATGACAAGTCTCCAAGAAAAGTTCCTTTATAAAGACTAGGTTCTAAGCCAGTTacaatttcttctttcctgggaGTTTTTCATGCGCATACTTCAGAACAAAACGGAGGGCCAGCTTCCTGATCTTTGAAAGAACAGTATCTTAGTAGCAGAAAAGTTAAGAGATAAacaagcaggaaggaagggtgtTTAGGGGAGTGTCAGGTCTAACACTATATTACATTATCAGTTTATACATAAACACTTCAGTAATCACCTTATCGTGCCATAGTTcttcacagagaaaataatttacatttcatttctataattcagaataaaaattattcCTAAAGCCACCTAGTGACTGGATGAACTGATCTTTGTGTATACTGTTCTCCGTCATTAGTGTGGAATGGTCCTCTTTGCTTCTGAATTTATTACACTCACACTCAGTCACAACTGTATAAAAAAAGGACACTTTCGACACTGTGCTTAGAACCCTCAGCCCTAACAAACCATGCACGTTATCACCCCCCGAGCGCTTCTCCCTTTGTAGGATTTTAGACAAAGAACGTTCTTGCTTATCAAAATCTTCAACTTGATCTTATAAAATCTAGGAAGACCATAAGCAAAGACCTGGAAATCTCTAACTGCCAAACATAAAACACAGTATTTAACATCTTTCTCCTCGTATCTTACTAACATGCCTATTTGGAAACCAAAAACGCAATTCCCTTgtgtacagccattttggaaaaagtCCAAGAAGACCTGGGTATCACTTCTGTAAGGTGTGTGTGTAAGACTGAAGACAGGAGGACTGCTTTTATAAACAGAAGGAAGAGGGTTATTCTGTTAGTTTTATCATACATATCCTGTAGCCCTGCACACTTCAGCCCCCACTCAAAATCCCCTCTAATGCTTTATTTGCACAAGGAAGACATTGTGGAGTCAAGGATGGATGAATCAAGActctggggaaaggagagaaataggCCTGAGGACAGCAGGATTAAAGCAAAGAAGCGTTTCTGTTTGGGAAGGTCTGCTGGCTCAGAGAAAGGTAAGAAAATCTGCCTTAGCTTCATCGtgaattgaaggaaaaaaaagcaggacccagATTCCTGGGGCTCTTGTGACTAATATGGCAAAAGTGAAGACAAAGGGGGAAGGTAAGTCCAAGTGGTAGATCCGAGATGTAGTCCAAGAGGCTCTGTTAAACAGGAGATTAAGTTACAAGTCAACATTAGTGGAAGAAGTGATAAGAACTGGCTGAAATGGGAGTATGGTTATGTCTGAGTTCACGCTGTGGAGATGCAGGAAGAGGCAGGTACCCTGATGGCATCACTGTTTCTGGTTACGCGGTGGTAGCTATGCTTGCAACATATGTTAATTCGAGTCATAGACTCAACAAGGATGAACACttgttttaaggaaaagaatgtCAAGAAGTATCATAGTTTTTGTGAAGTTTTTAACTTGGGATAAAATGTGAGTATTCTTGAAAAGCAAAACTTCAAGCGAGAATCAAAAAACTTTCTTTGCACAGTATGTTttttcaatttgcttttcttcatttatcatGTGTTACACAACTCCAGAATTATAAAGATTAGCTGTGATGTGAGATTTCACCCAAACGAAACGTATCACCTGTCTTCTGAGGTTTGCAGTCTCCTGTATGGCTGAACACACATGGGAGAGTATCTGTACTCTGCTTCCCTAGAATATCCCAGGTATTCTAGACACTTATTCTAAATTTCCATATGGCTAGTCATCCGCCAAGCTCCTAATCCTTAGAATAAAAATGGAGATTGAAATATTCTCCTgctattaataaatgtttttccttAGACAAACCACCCTTTCAACAGCACCTACTTATGCATTTGGACATAAGAACACAAGTGCTTGTGTTTTCTACTGGTTTGACATAAATGAAAGCACCACGCTTCGGGTATTGTAGCCTTTTGGTCCCAGAGCCATTTATGCCAGTGTTATGACTTACAGTATTTTCAGCAAACCAACTAAAACTGTGATAGGAATTCATGCAAATAAGCTTAAATTTTGGCTTGTCTTCAAACACTccatttccataaatattttatgcaGGTTTTCAtgagtcttttatttttgttaaaaaaaaaaatccaatgcaTTAACCTCATTATCACAAGTGcactatttcaaatataaaagaatgaatattacTCACAAACTTGGGGGTAGGAGGTTGTGTATagtgttatattttattattcaaattGTAGCTATCTTATCTACTGTGTTCTGGTACTGTCAACGATAACGAGAACCTGAAAAGGACTTTGTGATTGTAAACCGTTTTTACAGAACAAGGTAAatggaagtgggggagaggggtggggaaggggaaatcTTAAAGAGCTTAGATTTCTCTTCAAAGCATGTTTTGAGTTGCATAAAGAGAGCCACTTGTTTTTCTCAGAAACGTTGCTTTTAATGGACTGGGCCCCTTGGATTTCAGTactatggaaaatatttaacttttatttttaaaaagatgtatcttttaaatatgaagacaaaaCCGAGTATTTTAGAAGCAGGTCACTACTTTTCAGTggtacttttattttatgttactttGTCAAAGAATTCTACCCAATTGATAAGCGTGAGAATTTGGGGGGTGGCTATTTGGAAACTTTCCAGTTAATTTTGTGTCTTCTACTATATTGATTTCTACCATGTAATGACATtttgtctaaaaatatttttaaaagacagcatAAAACCAAAAAGCCACAGCGGACGTAAGAGGAAGAATTAACTGGTGTGTGactctggggtggggtggtgtATTATGTAAATGATCTGCTTGCAAGCTTATCTCCTCAAGTGTAGTATGACTGTGTTACCCCACCACTGACCACCTTGACACATtccatttatattacattttctttaggaTTGAAAAAGAACATTGGAGGTTTAAGACCAGCTGCTTCTGTTTAAACCCAACTGTTTCAGAGCTGTAGCCACATAGCTAAGGTCTGATGTCATCTCAAGGCTGGACATAATATATTCTAACTGATCCTAAAAGTATATGCATGCCTCCCCTTCCGTGCATAATTCCCACGACAGACTGTATTTCAGAGATGTGCTCAAAGACACTGTGAAGTTAAAATACAGAAACCCATACCACCATACCATTTCCccacattaaataattattttagtcccattttcttctgatattttcaTGACTCTTAAAAGAATTCAAGGACACACTGAATACTCATGTAAGAATGATAACATTTCTGGTTATACCTACGGAGATGCAGGCTGTCTCGATGTCCTGGACCTATGGTTCTTTCCATCCGTAAATTTCTGTTTCTATATTggataaatatgtgtgtatgaagataatatattgatttaattaaaaagcCACAAGGCAAAGCAGAAATATATATAACAGAAGCTGCGGCTTCTAAGTGAAGCTTCATGAGGAAGCAGGGAACTGTGTACATAGTTAACTTATTCACACCTAGATGCATgggaaaacacacatacacacatacacagagcaCAGAGAAAAATGGCGTGCATTACAGGGTAAGATGGCGTATGATTCTGCATGCTTAATCATAACAAGCACCAACTGCAACAATCCTTCATGAGCATGGCAGCTTGGTTATCTCATGGTCACTGTGGACAATCTTTACAGTGCATCAAAAACATCtaagttggatttttttaatgctgagtCCAACATGACTggcaccctccacccccagcaggAGCAGCCAATGGAGATTTACTGACCTGTCTCTGCTTCGGCGAGAGGGGAAGGCAGCATTGCAGCCAGCCACCGTGCAGACATGCATCTCTTTTAAGTGAACATTCCTGTAGTGGAGCTTCACACTGTAGGAGCTTTTGAAACTCTTCTTGCACACGTAACAGATTTTGGGGTCTGGGCTAGAACACAGGTCACCTTCTGGGGAGAACTTTTGAGGGCTGCCATAATTCAGAGACGATGTAAAACTTTCATGCAGGGCTGCCATGCTGGCCCCCCCACCATTGTACAGTCCATACTGGCTCATGTAAAACATGTCGTAAGTGGGATCTGTGAATTCTTCCTTCACCTTGATGACATCCTGGTGAGAGGGCTCACTGTGGTTCTCATCAGGCCTCTCACTGCTCATCAGGACTTTTTCACTCACTTCACTGTGAATGTGCTCATCCCCTTCCATGGACTCCTCGCCTAGTTTGGGCTCTGAAGACTCAGACTCATTCTCATAGTCCCGCTCAGGTTCTTGGTCCTCGGAAGTCATGCTGTCAGCCCTTCTTATTTCAGTCCTTGAAATGCACCGGGTCCTGCTATGTTTAGAAAAGTCCTTCACAGACATGCCTGGACTCATCTCCTCTTGGGAGTGGCAGTGATTGTCATGGCTCACATCGTTGACCACAGCTCCACCATCGTTGGggtcatcatcttcatcatcaaaCTCATCAGCGGTATCAATGATTTCCTTCTCAATCTTCACAGGCATGCTGGACTTCCTGGGCTTCTTCTTGGGTGCCAGGTCGGCACTGGGCTCATGAGTGGCCATCATCACTACTGgtgctgtgggctcagagggTGGTGGGGGGTGCTGCTCTATGGTACCACTGGCTGGAATGATGGGACTGGTCGGGAGGGAGGTTGGAGGACTCACCATTTCCCCCGGAGTGAGTAAACTTCTATAAAATGGAGGAACTGGCTGTACAGTCTTTAGCCCAGAAAACACCAGCTGGCTAGGCAGAGGATTCTGTAAGACAGGGTCTAGTGGGGGAGTGGTAAAACCCATTGGGGGCCGGCCAGGGCTTGTGAGTGTGAGACTTGATTTTGTACTTGCTATGACAGGGGTGGCAGCTCCTGATGTGGCCCGAATTAAATCTTTGTCTCGGTTATTTCGTAGCATGGGCATGTGAAGGCGAGGATTAGGGTTTGCACTGTGGCGATTCCGGCTTCGGAGGGAACTAAAGACCATGTTGCAACCTTCGATGGTGCATCGGTGTTTGATCTTCAGGTGGACAGCATTATAATGAATTTTGAGAGTACCTTTGTCATAGAACGTCTTCCCACATGCGTTACAGAACACTCTTCCTTTCCTAGAGGCTGACCCCATCCTTCTCATCCGGTGAATCCGGAATGAGctttttgggtgttcagttttGGTCAGATCACTGACTGGGGCAGAATTCTGAATGGGGGATACGCAGGCTGGCTCGGTTTTGGGCTCCACATTAGTAATGCTGGTCAGGGCATTTCTATTGGGTGTCTGATCATTCTTATAAGGTGTGGGAGATACTTCAGATTCACTGCTCTCATTGTATTCATTCTGGGTTGAAAGGCTTGGTTCCCGCAGCCTCAGTCCTGGTTGCTCTAACAGTAACCCGTTTGGAGGCAATCCTAGGAGTGGGGCTGAGACTGGGTTTATGTACTGGAATGGAAGCAGAAATGCAAGGCTGTTGGGGATGTTTTCGAAGTGATGAATGCTGGAAGGGTTGCTGTTCTCTAGGTGAGCAAGAAGGCTGGGACTCCTGGTGCGATTATTGCTCTCAATGAAAGTCCTTATGTCTGAGTCTGTCTTTGAAGATGGTACAGCTACGGCCTGCCCTTCTTTCTCCTGAATTGCCATCAGCTCCACGATGGACTTGGTTTCTCCAAACCGCAGAAACTGCTGAAGGGTGATGATTTCCTCTTCTCGAGACATGATGGCCCAGCGGTCCAGTACCTTGCCGGCAGCATCctagaggccacatcaaagaaacaacaaagataaacacaaaaactTATTGATTGTGCATAATTATTCAATGCAACTGAAGGTGCTCTGCCTGATCATGAAATAGAGAGTGACAGCAGAAAACACACAAGCACTGTTCATAAAATCAACCCACAAAGCAAACTTTTCTGTCATGCAATTGCAGTAATTAGAGTCACAGTTAGAGAAACAGATTTGAGTTTAATGTCATAGCAAACAACATGTAGACCACTGGGGCTCTGTGATCTAACATGCCTTCGCTACTGCTACTTTAACAACAATGGTCTATATGGAATGCAACTATTTAGCACATATTAGTATAAGATGTGAACTCTCGCTGTGCAACCcagggaaaatgcaaaaaaatggtACCTGAATCCGTATTAAATAGTGACACCATAGGAAGGGATTAAGTACATTTTGTGAAATTTACCTCTTTGACACAAGCAGACACGATACTGGCTTCAATGATGAAAATTCCTTTAAATGGGAGCTATTATATAACTTTCTGAATCAAAACGATGAAAAAAGGAGCTTTGCAGTCTGTGGCCCCATTACTGaactgtatttttctctctttaatggCTGTATTTTAGTGTCATTTACTAATGGACACTCTCATAAGGTAGAGTTAAGGAAAAACAGTGattgttgtttttctgaaaattgaTTGTAATCCTATGATTCAAAGTTTGAGTTAGACTTTAAgtatttgactttttattatCTTGTTATAAGTGACGGTTATAGATATTTAGAAAGTAAACATGTGATGGATTTAGATAgaataaatgtgtaaaaatattgTCTCTTAACATCCTCCTCTGATAGCAAAGGGAGCCCACAGAGAATACACATCAGTAATCACCAGACTATGTGTtgttaaatatacattaaaaagcatttcacaCTTTCATTTTTGCTAGTAACTATGAGATTTGCCTGGAGGTAGGACTTAAAAATCCTGCAATGTAATGTCAGGCAATCCATTTCAGCATGGGCTGGGAGAAATGTATTCAAACACTTAAATCATGACTCCATCATTTTCTAGGGCACATTCTTCCTAACCAGGACAGGACACTTCCACAACCTCTGTGAATAATACTTGCCCCAACCTGCCTATcaatttaagaaaacataaaaatcttcttaaaaaacaaaattagatacttattaattacaaagagaaaaaccataaCATTATAATGGAGAAACCtagcagacaccaccttaaccaagtaaCCAAAGTCAACATCACCCGTGTTAAGTATCATCGTGTGCCTCCTGATATATACTGAGAAGGGCACATCATCTTTTTCTTGCCAAAAAATGTATAACCTCAATCTAAATCATGAGAAGATATCAGATAAACCAAAATTGAAGGGCATTCTACAAAACAGTGGCTAGTACTCTTCAAAGTGTAAACGTcagtaaagattttaaaaaaggaccaAAGAATGGTTACAGTTCAGAGGGGACCAAGAAAACAGGACAGATAAATGTAATGTGAGAGTCTAGAGATACCATCCCAAAAAAAAGACCCTTAGTGGGAAAACTGGCAAAATTTGAATAAAGTCTCTAGATCAGTTAATAGTATGGTACCAACCTTAATTTCTTAGTTTCATCAACTGTGCTGTGTTTACAAAGAACGCATCGTGAGGGGAAGCAGGATAAAGGGAACTATGCTACTTTTGCGATGGAATATTCTGTCTCATAGACTGTTCCATTCAGCCCGGTGATATAAAATTCTCTCTGGAACACAACTGTATGGTCTGAACCATGACAACTGGTAAGGAGATacttatcatttatttaaattactttacaAAAAAGAAGCTCTAATAGTTACGTGCCATTCCTCCTAAGGCTCACTCCAGCATTCTATTATTTTACACAAAGTATACGTGTGGGTATGTGCATGTGGGTGTCCATTCCTACGAAAAGGGTCCCTCTTTCATCTTGTAGATAACATGAGCCTTCAGATCAAACATCCTCATGCAGCTATCTGCTCAAAATACTTACATAATGATATGTATATATGGAGACTCTGGGTAATCCTGGAGTCCTGCAAcagccagtttttaaaaagaatcactcAAAGCAATCGGTATCccttacatcctttttttttttttttttttggaatagggCAAAGCTAGGGGTAGTGTTGGTGTTATAggtaaatagagaaataaattgtGATTTTGTATAGATTATCTCATTTGAACCTCATAATAGCTTCCAGAGCTCAGCAAATGTGTAACAGATGAGGGGCCAGGAGTGAAGGAAAGGGGGATGGTTGGCTGAGGTTGTCAAGATGCTAACTTGGGGTCTCGGACTCGAATCCAAAAATTTTGACTCTAAGTTCGTGGAGTGTAACGGCTGTCATCCATAATGCCATTTCCCAGGTGGGCACATTGAGTCTGTGACAATAAGGAATAGGACTTCTCCTGAATAAGGCTGGTCTCTGGAGCACTGCAATGTCCTttacactgtttttcttttaccATCAAATCCACTCTCTTAATTGTTTTTATGGAAGCTTTTACTGTGGATCGTTTCTCAGGCTGCAACGCGACCTGAGCAGCACAGTCGTTCCTTCCCAGGTAGCCTGCACCTAAGTCTGCATGTCGATAATGTACTTACACAGCTGGCGGCCTCTGGTATTAAAACAGCCCTCAGAAACCATAGCAACTGATCAAACCCACCTGAGGCATCTCCTTTCCATCCCCCTCCTATCTTGTCTCCCCCAACAGAATGCAGCAGTCCCATatggtttctcttttctcctggccCGCCACAGCGCCTGCCGCTCTTTCTAAAACCACTGCCTTTCAGACCTCTTTTAGTCTTGAGTAGCTGTCTCCACTAAAATGGAACTGTTACGTTAAACCACTTACTTCTGGTGGAAGAGGTCTAGGTAAGCAAGATTTAGAACTTTGCTGGTAGCCTGAATCATAAAAGAGAAGCCTCATTTATAGTGGTAACAGAAACAGCAATTTATAGTTACATAGAAGGACAATGTAACATCTTTGCAAATAAATGTGCTTGGGAAACAGGACAAACATCCACATTACCCACTCAGACTGGGGTTCCCCTGACAGGGCACCTTCTGCATCTGGGTAATATTAAGCATCACAGAGTTATTTCCAAAGAAGCCACCATTCATATTTGATCAAGGGCATCTAGTATCATCATGCTCATAAACATAGCAactgcagaaagaaagaagttgacTTTCTTCTATAACATCACCGGTCTGCAAGCACAATGCTAGGAATGGCTATCGGTTAGCACATCCTTGGATGAACTGGCTGAATGGGATTTGGAAGTcaccaaagaggaaaaaggaaggccCGGGGTTCTTTTTTCCTGAAGATCTCAGCGACAGAGATAAGCACGCTCGGGTGCAGTGATTCTCAAAACAGTGGCTTGGGACTCCTGTGGTAAGGCAAGAATTTCCATGAGTGGTCTACATGCTATTGAAAAAGGACcactgtcaatttttttttttttaaaccagtctACAAATAATTGAGAACAATCATTTAAAAGACTTCGAGACAATGTGACAACTGCTGCAGCAACAAAAAGtgtgatgattttttattaatttccttttattttatttaagtattgGCTCAAAactgatggggggtgggggagggggaactggTCCTTCCTCACAGATAATTCAAGAAGTACAAGATCTAAAATCTCGGCCCCCATGCCGTGTCAAATAAACTGTACCAGAGTGAGTAAAAGCTGTAAAAAGAGTTAGGCATTTTCACAGAataaacattaataaaacaaaaattcagtcTGGTAGACCAGTATGAATGTCCTGACTGTTGACCAACCCATACTGGGACATGGGTCTTGTGCAGGAATAATAAATCACAGCAGAGTGTGTAACTGGACTCTGTTCCTTCCCATTCCATTTTGCAGTCTGTAAGTCAGTTCCTTGAGGCCTTCCCATTTGTAACCAGAGTTCAGTGACCTTTAAACCTTTACATTGGAAATTGTTATttacaaaatgaggataataagatTTACTCTGTTAAGTGAAATGTAAGGTATTAGTAT encodes the following:
- the BNC2 gene encoding zinc finger protein basonuclin-2 isoform X5, giving the protein MHYGHHSPVAYSFSTISRIKNVLLNFNSKYLKRLHVYLRESKFPQSEEAEVDVRERETQRDREPKRARDLTLRDSCTDNSMQFGTRTTTAEPGFMGTWQNADTNLLFRMSQQVPVACAGRVLGADFCPNLEEPDQRLEVQAIRCTLVNCTCECFQPGKINLRTCDQCKHGWVAHALDKLSTQHLYHPTQVEIVQSNVVFDISSLMLYGTQAVPVRLKILLDRLFSVLKQEEVLHILHGLGWTLRDYVRGYILQDAAGKVLDRWAIMSREEEIITLQQFLRFGETKSIVELMAIQEKEGQAVAVPSSKTDSDIRTFIESNNRTRSPSLLAHLENSNPSSIHHFENIPNSLAFLLPFQYINPVSAPLLGLPPNGLLLEQPGLRLREPSLSTQNEYNESSESEVSPTPYKNDQTPNRNALTSITNVEPKTEPACVSPIQNSAPVSDLTKTEHPKSSFRIHRMRRMGSASRKGRVFCNACGKTFYDKGTLKIHYNAVHLKIKHRCTIEGCNMVFSSLRSRNRHSANPNPRLHMPMLRNNRDKDLIRATSGAATPVIASTKSSLTLTSPGRPPMGFTTPPLDPVLQNPLPSQLVFSGLKTVQPVPPFYRSLLTPGEMVSPPTSLPTSPIIPASGTIEQHPPPPSEPTAPVVMMATHEPSADLAPKKKPRKSSMPVKIEKEIIDTADEFDDEDDDPNDGGAVVNDVSHDNHCHSQEEMSPGMSVKDFSKHSRTRCISRTEIRRADSMTSEDQEPERDYENESESSEPKLGEESMEGDEHIHSEVSEKVLMSSERPDENHSEPSHQDVIKVKEEFTDPTYDMFYMSQYGLYNGGGASMAALHESFTSSLNYGSPQKFSPEGDLCSSPDPKICYVCKKSFKSSYSVKLHYRNVHLKEMHVCTVAGCNAAFPSRRSRDRHSANINLHRKLLTKELDDMGLDSAQPSLSKDLRDEFLMKIYGAQHPLGLDVGEDASSPAGTEDSHLNGYGRGMAEDYMVLDLSTTSSLQSSSSIHSSRESDAGSDEGILLDDIDGASDSGESAHKAEAPALPGSLGAEVPGSLMFNSLSGSNGGIMCNICHKMYSNKGTLRVHYKTVHLREMHKCKVPGCNMMFSSVRSRNRHSQNPNLHKNIPFASVD
- the BNC2 gene encoding zinc finger protein basonuclin-2 isoform X12, with the protein product MSEEAEVDVRERETQRDREPKRARDLTLRDSCTDNSMQFGTRTTTAEPGFMGTWQNADTNLLFRMSQQVPVACAGRVLGADFCPNLEEPDQRLEVQAIRCTLVNCTCECFQPGKINLRTCDQCKHGWVAHALDKLSTQHLYHPTQVEIVQSNVVFDISSLMLYGTQAVPVRLKILLDRLFSVLKQEEVLHILHGLGWTLRDYVRGYILQDAAGKVLDRWAIMSREEEIITLQQFLRFGETKSIVELMAIQEKEGQAVAVPSSKTDSDIRTFIESNNRTRSPSLLAHLENSNPSSIHHFENIPNSLAFLLPFQYINPVSAPLLGLPPNGLLLEQPGLRLREPSLSTQNEYNESSESEVSPTPYKNDQTPNRNALTSITNVEPKTEPACVSPIQNSAPVSDLTKTEHPKSSFRIHRMRRMGSASRKGRVFCNACGKTFYDKGTLKIHYNAVHLKIKHRCTIEGCNMVFSSLRSRNRHSANPNPRLHMPMLRNNRDKDLIRATSGAATPVIASTKSSLTLTSPGRPPMGFTTPPLDPVLQNPLPSQLVFSGLKTVQPVPPFYRSLLTPGEMVSPPTSLPTSPIIPASGTIEQHPPPPSEPTAPVVMMATHEPSADLAPKKKPRKSSMPVKIEKEIIDTADEFDDEDDDPNDGGAVVNDVSHDNHCHSQEEMSPGMSVKDFSKHSRTRCISRTEIRRADSMTSEDQEPERDYENESESSEPKLGEESMEGDEHIHSEVSEKVLMSSERPDENHSEPSHQDVIKVKEEFTDPTYDMFYMSQYGLYNGGGASMAALHESFTSSLNYGSPQKFSPEGDLCSSPDPKICYVCKKSFKSSYSVKLHYRNVHLKEMHVCTVAGCNAAFPSRRSRDRHSANINLHRKLLTKELDDMGLDSAQPSLSKDLRDEFLMKIYGAQHPLGLDVGEDASSPAGTEDSHLNGYGRGMAEDYMVLDLSTTSSLQSSSSIHSSRESDAGSDEGILLDDIDGASDSGESAHKAEAPALPGSLGAEVPGSLMFNSLSGSNGGIMCNICHKMYSNKGTLRVHYKTVHLREMHKCKVPGCNMMFSSVRSRNRHSQNPNLHKNIPFASVD